Genomic DNA from Oncorhynchus mykiss isolate Arlee chromosome 2, USDA_OmykA_1.1, whole genome shotgun sequence:
ACCAATATTTCCACTGGTACTAAAAGTGTCACAACATGGGCTGATATTGACTGGTCCCAGACCGCTCGAGTGGCCTTTGTTGGGTTCTGTTTCCATGCCAATTTCAACTACCATTGGCTGAAGGGGCTGGAGAGGATGTTGCCAGGGGGAGGGGCCAAAAAGGTGTCAGGGAAGGTAGTGCTGGATCAACTGGTTGCTGCCCCCGCTACTATCAGTGCCTTCttcataggtgtgtgtgtgtgtgtgtgtgcgtgcgtgcgtgcgtgcgtgcgtgcgtggctgaggagtaagtttcacacatccccaagTGCTACAcgcgcatgcatgtgtgtgtgtatctgttggTGTGATATAACTTTCAATGTGTAAGACTTAAACATTGTTCTATAATATGAATTACTCTTTTTAAGGTCTTAGTGTATTAGAAAACAAAGAGGACCCATTGGAAAACTGGAGGGAGAAATTCTGGACTTCATACAAGGTAAGGATGCAGAGCATGAATTAGTTgctgaaggaagagaggaaagtcTAGGTCACCACAACCACATTaatggtctctctgtctccctctcttttgtTGTGTATGACAGACTGGAGTGGTGTACTGGTCAACAATGCAGGTATAAACAATAACAACACAttatatgcatacacacacacaca
This window encodes:
- the si:ch211-120k19.1 gene encoding mpv17-like protein isoform X1, which gives rise to MSRAWALFKAHPYISNVVGYTTLFASADLIQQSMLGGKQSGGLNTDKGTHTIHGSEGAKLNMEGTNISTGTKSVTTWADIDWSQTARVAFVGFCFHANFNYHWLKGLERMLPGGGAKKVSGKVVLDQLVAAPATISAFFIGLSVLENKEDPLENWREKFWTSYKTGVVYWSTMQALNFSLVPPVARTVFVGGITLVWTVFLCHFRQQKDDTQTKPPSH